A single window of Streptomyces sp. NBC_00464 DNA harbors:
- a CDS encoding ABC transporter substrate-binding protein, with protein MRTTVRIRRAALVFTAIGALALTGCSDDGDGGKATKGEGGSSKDTGTTPSVVLPKLDGEKISVAAVWTGPEQANFVKVLTEFEKRTGAKVTFVPAQDPIVNFLGTKIAGGQPPDVAMIPQVGAIKQAVEKKWAKPVGAEAKAQLTKNYSQVWQDLGAVDGTQYGVYFKAANKSLIWYNAKVFENAGASEAKTWKDFLATAETVSASGVTPVSVGGADGWTLTDWFENVYLSQAGPEKYDQLAQHKIKWTDPSVKDALTTLAQLFGKPSLIAGGADGALQTEFPASVTQTFTGGDQPKGGMVFEGDFVSINIAQTKAKVGTDAKVFPFPAVGAESPVVTGGDAAVILKDGKGAQALLTWLASTDAAKIWAEQGGFISPNKSLDAAAYPNEVQRTIAKALIAAGDAVRFDMSDQAPQSFGGTPGKGEWKTLQDFLKNPKDIAGTQAKLESDAAKAYKS; from the coding sequence ATGCGCACAACGGTTCGGATTCGCAGGGCCGCCTTGGTGTTCACCGCCATCGGCGCGCTGGCCCTCACCGGCTGCAGCGACGACGGTGACGGCGGAAAGGCCACGAAGGGCGAGGGAGGCTCGTCCAAGGACACCGGGACCACGCCGAGCGTCGTATTACCGAAACTGGACGGCGAGAAGATCTCGGTCGCCGCGGTCTGGACCGGGCCCGAGCAGGCCAACTTCGTCAAGGTCCTCACAGAGTTCGAGAAGCGCACGGGCGCGAAGGTGACCTTCGTCCCGGCGCAGGACCCGATCGTGAACTTCCTCGGTACGAAGATCGCGGGCGGCCAGCCGCCGGACGTGGCGATGATCCCGCAGGTCGGCGCCATCAAGCAGGCCGTCGAGAAGAAGTGGGCCAAGCCGGTCGGAGCCGAGGCGAAGGCCCAGCTCACCAAGAACTACTCGCAGGTCTGGCAGGACCTCGGCGCGGTCGACGGCACCCAGTACGGCGTGTACTTCAAGGCCGCCAACAAGTCCCTGATCTGGTACAACGCCAAGGTGTTCGAGAACGCGGGAGCGTCCGAGGCGAAGACCTGGAAGGACTTCCTGGCAACCGCCGAGACGGTGTCCGCCTCGGGCGTCACCCCGGTCTCGGTCGGCGGCGCGGACGGCTGGACGCTCACCGACTGGTTCGAGAACGTCTACCTCTCCCAGGCGGGCCCCGAGAAGTACGACCAACTGGCCCAGCACAAGATCAAGTGGACGGACCCGTCCGTCAAGGACGCGCTCACCACCCTGGCGCAGCTCTTCGGCAAGCCCTCCCTGATCGCGGGCGGCGCGGACGGCGCGCTGCAGACGGAGTTCCCGGCCTCGGTCACCCAGACCTTCACCGGCGGGGACCAGCCCAAGGGCGGCATGGTCTTCGAGGGTGACTTCGTCAGCATCAACATCGCGCAGACGAAGGCCAAGGTCGGTACGGACGCCAAGGTGTTCCCGTTCCCCGCGGTCGGCGCCGAGTCGCCCGTGGTGACCGGCGGCGACGCGGCGGTGATCCTGAAGGACGGCAAGGGCGCCCAGGCCCTGCTGACCTGGCTGGCCTCCACCGACGCCGCGAAGATCTGGGCCGAGCAGGGCGGGTTCATCTCGCCGAACAAGTCCCTGGACGCCGCCGCGTACCCCAACGAGGTGCAGCGCACCATCGCGAAGGCGCTGATCGCGGCCGGTGACGCCGTGCGGTTCGACATGTCCGACCAGGCTCCGCAGTCGTTCGGCGGGACGCCCGGAAAGGGCGAGTGGAAGACCCTCCAGGACTTCCTGAAGAACCCGAAGGACATCGCGGGGACCCAGGCGAAACTGGAGTCCGACGCGGCCAAGGCGTACAAGAGCTGA
- a CDS encoding FHA domain-containing protein, protein MQIRLTVLAPRSGQTPARACDVLITAPAGTALATVASNLAASVSGPDGSLGSGAVVLFAGRERLDAQRCALGEPPLVDGAVLSLQVPGEDETTDDAVPAQLHVIAGPDAGGVHLLHGGQIRIGRSADADVPLDDPDVSRLHCAVTVSADGRVSVADLGSTNGTSLDGTDVRDRPVRLSPGALLRLGESTLRLTSGARTPTLATAPDGEGHLRVAAAPATALPTPDHGYGPAYGGPEDHDGPDAAHGHEHSADPDGRSPARPRSGSARTGRVPDDVAPRRGGIGAWARRLAGSKGDPVHENAPDEAGPPAPPATFTAPPSAPEGTWPDPASVLLTALGPGPRLWERDTAHPEALVVRLGTTERADLPAVPVTVGLREAGSLGLAGPRERLAGLARSAVAQLAALHSPADLEIVLISTDRARGMDERRREWSWLGWLPHLRPMHGQDCRLLMAYDREQAVARTTELVRRLDEGPLGPGWASFDPGTVAEAARHYEGPFTVVIVDGDPGSAVLRENTARLAAAGAAAGIHLICLAETPAATPTSPVAATYEAACHASIAFRECGAVAMLSGDVATAIRLLRTAGGRAAGHGTVAAVDAVSAHWAERFARALAPLRAEGSTALPGHRAAVALPPSARLLDELGLARATPASLMARWASAADEQPGATVRGAGSWTGGTGATADDARGSGRTAHPGATGPRVGAQRTPTDPPHAGARRDTDDDGRGWGSGRTPYPDNTGSGRTPYPGATDDRGSGRTPYPDSGPYQEPAGSGRTPYPGTTDDRGSGRTPYPDNTGSGRTPYPRSNDTHAGVPRHAPARGDGYGSTGSGRTPYPGRTDSGSTPYPDNTGSGRTPYPRVGAQRYEGGPGDTPSSRTLPGSDTRSWGGADDVAGADSLRTAGSGRSSNRVSGPRQGDGPQVAARGSDSGPAATSAPRPAPTSASAPAGAAGRPVVVLGAGPRGPVSVDLSDEGPHLLIEGPGGSGRTELLRAVAASLAAADRPDRLGILLVDGAGGERGESLHPCTELPHAFTHLVASDPVRMREFAQALGGEVKRRAELLGGLDFADWHSRYEVAQRMVGQRPPGPSEQHGDVESAMSGTLRLRTTSARATDPGPSPLPRLVVLVDDFDALIAPALGSPGRPAAGSVVRALETVARDGGRLGIHLVATSARPDRTEDTELARGARLRVVLDPPVVPPSPDEPAPGRGRLGHPDGRVTPFQGGRVTGRIPRTATLRPTVVPLEWERMGDPPTRRPVRELGNGPTDLALLASALERAARSVNAEPLPPLPPAHS, encoded by the coding sequence ATGCAGATCCGGCTGACCGTCCTCGCGCCGCGCAGCGGCCAGACCCCCGCACGCGCCTGCGACGTGCTGATCACCGCCCCCGCGGGGACGGCACTGGCCACCGTGGCATCCAACCTGGCCGCGTCCGTCTCCGGGCCCGACGGCTCCCTCGGCAGCGGCGCGGTGGTGCTGTTCGCCGGGCGGGAGCGGCTCGACGCGCAGCGGTGCGCCCTCGGTGAGCCACCCCTGGTCGACGGGGCGGTGCTCTCACTCCAGGTCCCGGGCGAGGACGAGACGACGGACGACGCCGTCCCGGCCCAGCTGCACGTGATCGCCGGGCCGGACGCGGGCGGGGTCCACCTGCTGCACGGCGGGCAGATCCGGATCGGCCGCTCGGCCGACGCCGACGTCCCGCTCGACGACCCCGATGTGTCCCGGCTGCACTGCGCGGTGACCGTCTCCGCGGACGGCCGGGTCTCCGTCGCCGACCTCGGCTCCACCAACGGCACCTCCCTGGACGGCACGGACGTCCGCGACCGTCCGGTCCGGCTGAGCCCCGGCGCGCTGCTCCGGCTCGGCGAATCGACGCTCCGTCTCACCTCCGGTGCGCGGACCCCCACGCTGGCGACGGCGCCGGACGGCGAGGGCCATCTGCGGGTGGCCGCGGCGCCGGCCACCGCCCTCCCGACCCCGGACCACGGCTACGGACCGGCGTACGGCGGGCCTGAGGACCACGACGGCCCGGACGCCGCCCACGGACACGAGCACTCGGCCGACCCCGACGGGCGGTCCCCGGCACGGCCGCGCTCCGGCTCCGCGCGCACCGGCCGGGTGCCGGACGACGTGGCGCCCCGTCGTGGCGGCATAGGCGCCTGGGCCCGCCGGCTCGCGGGCAGCAAGGGCGATCCGGTGCACGAGAACGCGCCCGACGAGGCCGGTCCCCCGGCTCCCCCCGCGACGTTCACCGCGCCGCCCTCCGCCCCCGAGGGCACCTGGCCGGATCCGGCCTCCGTCCTGCTGACCGCGCTGGGCCCGGGCCCCCGGCTGTGGGAGCGCGACACCGCGCACCCGGAGGCGCTGGTGGTCCGGCTGGGCACGACCGAGCGGGCCGACCTGCCCGCCGTGCCGGTGACGGTGGGGCTGCGGGAGGCCGGTTCGCTGGGGCTCGCCGGGCCGCGGGAACGGCTGGCGGGGCTCGCCCGCTCCGCCGTGGCCCAGCTGGCCGCACTGCACTCCCCCGCCGATCTGGAGATCGTGCTGATCAGCACGGACCGGGCACGCGGCATGGACGAGCGGCGGCGCGAATGGTCCTGGCTCGGCTGGCTGCCGCATCTGCGGCCGATGCACGGCCAGGACTGCCGGCTGCTGATGGCGTACGACCGTGAGCAGGCGGTCGCCCGGACGACGGAGCTGGTGCGCCGCCTGGACGAGGGCCCGCTCGGCCCCGGCTGGGCAAGCTTCGATCCCGGTACGGTCGCCGAGGCCGCCCGGCACTACGAGGGCCCGTTCACCGTGGTGATCGTCGACGGCGACCCCGGTTCCGCGGTGCTGCGCGAGAACACCGCCCGGCTGGCCGCGGCGGGTGCGGCGGCGGGCATCCATCTGATCTGTCTGGCGGAGACCCCGGCCGCCACCCCCACCTCGCCGGTCGCCGCGACGTACGAGGCGGCCTGCCATGCCTCGATCGCCTTCCGCGAGTGCGGGGCCGTAGCGATGCTCAGCGGCGATGTGGCGACGGCCATACGGCTGCTGCGCACCGCGGGCGGCCGGGCGGCCGGCCACGGCACGGTCGCCGCGGTGGACGCGGTGTCGGCGCACTGGGCCGAGCGGTTCGCGCGGGCGCTGGCCCCGCTGCGCGCCGAGGGTTCGACCGCGCTGCCGGGCCACCGCGCGGCGGTGGCGCTCCCGCCGTCCGCCCGCCTCCTGGACGAGCTGGGCCTGGCCCGCGCCACCCCGGCCTCCCTGATGGCCCGCTGGGCCTCCGCGGCGGACGAGCAGCCGGGCGCGACGGTCCGCGGCGCGGGCAGCTGGACGGGCGGTACGGGAGCGACGGCCGACGACGCCCGCGGCTCGGGCCGCACCGCTCACCCGGGCGCCACGGGCCCCCGCGTGGGCGCCCAGCGCACCCCCACCGACCCGCCGCACGCGGGCGCACGACGCGACACGGACGACGACGGCCGCGGCTGGGGCTCGGGCCGCACGCCGTACCCCGACAACACCGGTTCCGGCCGCACGCCGTACCCCGGCGCGACGGACGACCGCGGCTCCGGCCGCACGCCCTACCCCGACAGCGGGCCGTACCAGGAACCCGCCGGCTCCGGCCGCACGCCGTACCCCGGCACAACAGACGACCGCGGCTCGGGCCGCACCCCGTACCCCGACAACACCGGCTCCGGCCGCACGCCCTACCCCCGCAGCAACGACACCCACGCAGGTGTGCCGCGCCACGCCCCCGCCCGCGGCGACGGGTACGGCAGCACCGGTTCCGGCCGCACCCCGTACCCCGGCAGGACCGACTCCGGGAGCACCCCCTACCCCGACAACACCGGCTCCGGCCGCACCCCTTATCCCCGCGTCGGTGCGCAGCGTTACGAAGGGGGGCCCGGGGACACCCCGAGTTCCCGCACCCTGCCGGGCTCCGACACCCGTTCCTGGGGCGGGGCCGACGACGTCGCGGGCGCCGACAGCCTGCGTACCGCCGGATCGGGGCGCTCCTCGAACCGGGTCAGCGGGCCGCGCCAGGGCGACGGGCCCCAGGTCGCCGCGCGCGGTTCCGATTCCGGGCCGGCGGCCACGTCCGCTCCCCGGCCCGCCCCCACCTCTGCGAGCGCCCCGGCCGGGGCGGCGGGGCGGCCCGTCGTGGTGCTCGGGGCCGGGCCCCGGGGCCCGGTGAGTGTGGATCTCTCGGACGAGGGACCGCATCTGCTCATCGAGGGGCCCGGCGGCAGCGGACGTACCGAACTGCTGAGGGCGGTCGCCGCCTCGCTGGCCGCCGCCGACCGGCCCGACCGGCTCGGCATCCTGCTGGTCGACGGGGCCGGCGGGGAGCGCGGCGAGAGCCTGCACCCCTGCACCGAACTCCCGCACGCGTTCACGCACTTGGTGGCCTCCGATCCGGTCCGGATGCGGGAGTTCGCCCAGGCCCTGGGCGGCGAGGTGAAGCGGCGGGCCGAGCTCCTCGGCGGCCTCGACTTCGCCGACTGGCACAGCCGGTACGAGGTGGCGCAGCGCATGGTCGGGCAGCGGCCCCCCGGCCCGTCCGAGCAGCACGGGGACGTCGAGTCCGCGATGAGCGGCACCTTGCGGCTGCGGACCACCTCGGCGCGGGCGACGGACCCGGGCCCCTCGCCGCTGCCCAGGCTCGTCGTGCTCGTGGACGACTTCGACGCGCTGATCGCCCCGGCGCTGGGCAGCCCGGGCCGGCCGGCCGCGGGTTCGGTCGTACGGGCGCTGGAGACGGTGGCCAGGGACGGCGGCCGGCTCGGCATCCACCTGGTCGCCACGTCCGCCCGCCCGGACCGCACGGAGGACACCGAACTGGCCCGAGGAGCGCGGCTGCGCGTCGTACTCGACCCGCCCGTGGTGCCGCCGTCACCGGACGAACCGGCGCCGGGCCGTGGGCGGCTGGGCCATCCCGACGGGCGGGTGACACCGTTCCAGGGCGGCCGGGTGACCGGCCGCATCCCGCGTACGGCGACGCTGCGGCCCACGGTCGTACCGCTGGAGTGGGAGCGGATGGGCGATCCGCCCACCCGTCGCCCGGTCCGCGAGCTGGGCAACGGGCCGACGGACCTGGCGCTGCTGGCCAGTGCGCTGGAGCGGGCGGCCCGTTCGGTGAACGCCGAGCCGCTGCCGCCACTGCCGCCCGCGCACTCCTGA
- a CDS encoding carbohydrate ABC transporter permease: MTTPSTTAAPAGTGDAPDTGTAKAGRPLGARIAALAGGGVMRVVLILVALFWLMPTVGLFLSSLRSADRIAATGWWKIFTVPSELTFDNYSRLLDNPTFTDSLFSTVLITVPSTVLVVVIGSLAGYAFAWMEFPGRDWWFLVVVGLLVVPVQVALIPVSKLFGAVGIFETTFGVIIFHTAFGLPFAIFLLRNFFAEIPRELLEAARLDGAGEIRLFTRVVMPLGGPAIASLGIFQFLWVWNDMLVALIFADSDSPPITVALQQQVRQFGNNIDVLAPGAFMSMVIPLAVFFAFQRQFVSGVMAGAVK; the protein is encoded by the coding sequence ATGACGACACCCTCGACCACGGCCGCGCCCGCCGGAACGGGCGACGCCCCGGACACCGGTACGGCGAAGGCCGGGCGGCCCCTCGGCGCACGGATCGCGGCCCTGGCCGGCGGCGGTGTGATGCGCGTGGTCCTGATCCTGGTGGCCCTGTTCTGGCTGATGCCGACCGTCGGGCTGTTCCTGTCCTCGCTGCGCAGCGCGGACAGGATCGCGGCGACCGGCTGGTGGAAGATCTTCACCGTCCCCTCCGAGCTCACCTTCGACAACTACTCCCGGCTGCTGGACAATCCGACGTTCACCGATTCGCTGTTCAGCACGGTCCTGATCACCGTCCCCTCGACGGTCCTGGTCGTGGTGATCGGCTCGCTCGCCGGATACGCCTTCGCCTGGATGGAGTTCCCGGGCCGCGACTGGTGGTTCCTGGTGGTCGTGGGGCTGCTGGTGGTCCCGGTGCAGGTCGCCCTGATCCCGGTCTCCAAGCTCTTCGGCGCGGTCGGGATCTTCGAGACGACCTTCGGCGTCATCATCTTCCACACGGCCTTCGGCCTGCCCTTCGCGATCTTCCTGTTGCGCAACTTCTTCGCGGAGATCCCGCGGGAGCTGCTGGAGGCGGCGCGGCTCGACGGGGCGGGCGAGATCCGGCTCTTCACCCGGGTCGTGATGCCGCTGGGCGGACCGGCGATCGCCTCGCTCGGGATCTTCCAGTTCCTCTGGGTGTGGAACGACATGCTGGTCGCGCTGATCTTCGCGGACTCCGACTCCCCGCCGATCACGGTGGCGCTCCAGCAGCAGGTACGGCAGTTCGGCAACAACATCGACGTACTGGCGCCCGGCGCCTTCATGTCGATGGTGATTCCGCTCGCGGTGTTCTTCGCCTTCCAGCGCCAGTTCGTCTCCGGCGTGATGGCGGGCGCGGTCAAGTAG
- a CDS encoding carbohydrate ABC transporter permease — MTTAAAGGADEALPADNQTPGNQSPDKQPSGGASVPAPRKPLPGEPVPGESPGRKVPTRRSVTGTRRVIAALFLLPALVLLGALVVYPIVYSVYRSFFDQAGTGFAGIDNYKALFTDDTIRTAVKNNAIWVVFAPTVATVLGLIFAVLTERIRWGTAFKLVVFMPMAISMLAAGIIFRLVYDAAPERGVANAVWVGVHDTFADSAGFPKAHPLPVHPLKAADGGSFVTKVPVRAGEPVQLPLVGVLPAKMPTDAKPARAPQTSGDGKITGTAWLDFTKGGGGKPNVIDAKELGLKGIKVEAVKDGKVVASATAGADGVFTLPAAADGAELRLPASNFKEPYNGVEWLGPSFVTPGIIGSYVWMWAGFAMVLIAAGLAGLPRELLEAARVDGANEWQVFRRITVPMLAPVLAVVLVTLMINVLKVFDLVFIIAPGSSQDDANVLALQLYRSSFGTDADLGIGSAIAVLLLLLVVPVMLFNIRRIRKEGRR; from the coding sequence ATGACGACAGCAGCAGCGGGGGGCGCCGACGAGGCGCTCCCCGCCGACAATCAAACGCCCGGCAATCAGTCACCCGACAAGCAACCGTCCGGCGGGGCCTCGGTCCCCGCCCCCAGGAAGCCCCTGCCCGGGGAGCCCGTGCCCGGGGAGTCGCCCGGCCGCAAGGTGCCCACCCGCAGGAGCGTGACCGGCACCCGCAGGGTCATCGCGGCGCTCTTCCTGCTGCCCGCGCTGGTGCTGCTCGGCGCGCTCGTCGTGTATCCGATCGTGTACTCCGTCTACCGGTCGTTCTTCGACCAGGCGGGCACCGGATTCGCCGGGATCGACAACTACAAGGCGCTGTTCACGGACGACACCATCCGTACGGCGGTCAAGAACAACGCGATCTGGGTGGTCTTCGCCCCGACGGTCGCCACCGTGCTCGGGCTGATCTTCGCGGTGCTGACGGAACGGATCCGCTGGGGCACGGCGTTCAAGCTGGTCGTCTTCATGCCGATGGCGATCTCGATGCTCGCCGCAGGCATCATCTTCCGGCTGGTGTACGACGCGGCACCGGAGCGCGGCGTCGCCAACGCCGTATGGGTGGGCGTGCACGACACGTTCGCCGATTCGGCGGGCTTCCCCAAGGCGCATCCGCTGCCCGTCCATCCGCTGAAGGCGGCGGACGGCGGCTCCTTCGTGACGAAGGTGCCGGTGCGGGCCGGGGAGCCGGTCCAGCTGCCGCTGGTCGGGGTGCTCCCCGCGAAGATGCCCACCGACGCGAAGCCGGCCCGCGCCCCGCAGACAAGCGGGGACGGAAAGATCACCGGCACCGCCTGGCTGGACTTCACGAAGGGCGGCGGCGGTAAACCCAACGTCATCGACGCCAAGGAGCTCGGGCTCAAGGGCATCAAGGTGGAGGCCGTCAAGGACGGCAAGGTGGTCGCCTCCGCCACGGCCGGCGCCGACGGGGTGTTCACCCTGCCCGCCGCCGCGGACGGAGCCGAACTCCGGCTCCCTGCCTCGAACTTCAAGGAGCCGTACAACGGGGTGGAATGGCTCGGCCCGTCGTTCGTGACACCCGGCATCATCGGGAGTTACGTCTGGATGTGGGCCGGGTTCGCCATGGTGCTGATCGCGGCCGGCCTGGCGGGTCTGCCGCGCGAACTCCTGGAAGCGGCCCGGGTGGACGGGGCCAACGAGTGGCAGGTGTTCCGCCGGATCACCGTGCCGATGCTCGCCCCGGTCCTCGCGGTGGTGCTGGTGACGCTGATGATCAACGTTCTGAAGGTCTTCGACCTGGTCTTCATCATCGCGCCGGGCTCCTCGCAGGACGATGCGAACGTGCTGGCGCTCCAGCTCTACCGGTCCTCCTTCGGCACGGATGCCGATCTGGGGATCGGCAGCGCCATCGCCGTACTTCTCCTGCTGCTGGTGGTCCCGGTGATGCTCTTCAACATCAGGCGGATACGGAAGGAGGGGCGCCGATGA